Proteins encoded in a region of the Perca fluviatilis chromosome 8, GENO_Pfluv_1.0, whole genome shotgun sequence genome:
- the tnni1c gene encoding troponin I, skeletal, slow c: MPPQAVAKPKCKISASRKLSLKILLLARATEELEAEKAAKEEEKVRYLGEKLPPLQLIGLNMDELQKLCKQMHEKVDMVDEERYDCEAKVIKNNKDINELNLKIQDLGGKFKKPALRKVRVSADEMLKALFGSKNKGSMDLRANLKSVKKEDIKQEKELTMEVGDWRKKLEGMSGMEGRKKMFDA; the protein is encoded by the exons ATGCCCCCCCAGGCAGTGGCAAAG CCCAAATGCAAGATTTCAGCCTCCCGCAAGCTATCATTGAAG ATTCTCTTGCTGGCTCGTGCAACAGAAGAGCTGGAGGCAGAGAAGGCtgcaaaagaggaagaaaaggtcCGCTACCTGGGAGAGAAACTTCCACCGCTGCAGCTCATTGGTTTAAACATGGATGAACTGCAG AAACTCTGTAAGCAGATGCATGAAAAGGTTGATATGGTGGATGAGGAGCGCTACGACTGTGAGGCCAAAGTCATCAAGAACAACAAAGAT ATCAACGAATTGAATCTGAAGATTCAGGACCTCGGAGGGAAGTTCAAGAAGCCAGCACTGAGGAAAGTGAGAGTGTCAGCAGATGAGATGCTGAAAGCTCTCTTTGGATCCAAAAACAAGGGCTCCATGGACCTAAGGGCAAATCTCAAGTCTGtaaaaaaagaggacatcaAGCAAGAGAAG GAGCTGACCATGGAGGTGGGTGACTGGCGTAAGAAACTGGAGGGTATGTCTGGTATGGAGGGCAGGAAGAAGATGTTTGATGCATGA
- the b4galnt3b gene encoding beta-1,4-N-acetylgalactosaminyltransferase 3 isoform X1: MIAAFFPLKKLRRNSKYLLFAAILLVGVVAVYHEMVAAKAWSSDTSMNPDADGSSWRRAIFDERVRRDHQPNPVEDSVAWRASFTPQTWKAEYKGQANLHVFEDWCGSSTADLCKNLHYPLYPHSRTTVQKLAVSPQWTNYGLRIFGYLHPYADGEFVFALSSDDNSELWLSTDDSPLNLQLLAWVGKTGTEWTAPGEFEKYASQTSKPVWLSAQRRYFFEVIHKQNGRGTDHVEVAWQLLDQGFSFRVIESNHISLYVNESALLMSDVAHIPQTAASHQHTPTKRQNVAADMLREDPRDTLYQVPLINSKFLQDVLPDCSYKPSYTIKDFPLLRYQGLQFVHMSFIHPNDYTRLTHMETESSCFYPESPYYMKMFGFSRYMRLDRPDMQGIGNTGRDFGFERRKSVLDEEDEFDNEAYQREKEARPGQVHNALFPDYGDDYDDYAQRRRRKLFSIVAQETNNTLKNTSDTRLHINELQPHTGELQRRQGKDSVPQPQPKPQKPAEPPQSAQVSNHHPPPQQNRTEVKLEGLVKEAEQIKPKGKLRPAKRQKPKSLEAAVRPVDREQLKAKERPAVLSEQLNSKQHYIQRSRGINRTQIQRLKHSKRQPLERNAALPEDPTVAKQRSFVIRELQPATTKRFATPKRGMSHPVGRLNQRDPGTRKRLRDDEIGMKMPLQDLGNGIHREKLSAKGKMDIKQSDMKEVEDQAREEGKVHYRRKDARDSLWGPGVDFEGADDEDLTPAPVFDPEVNWSQTFQVSHLDFQARRSDWIDLRCNISGNLLLHSSDALPVVNAFMDQLNEKHHGRFTLSRVVNVVKRMDGFQGSRYLLELELKDVDGQLLRLSYYIYTLNRHSRQRSKDLNFQRPKPQLVLCNPVGFRWNPVATVHFIVPVKNQARWVQQLIVDMEQLFRKTGDANFNLIIADFNSTDMDVRKALQKSSLPRYQYVKLSGNFERSAGLQAGINLINDDHSIVFLCDLHIHFPPSIIDSIRKHCVEGYMAFAPIVLRLDCGATPLDARGYWEVNGFGLLGIYKSDLDAVGGMNTREFTDRWGGEDWELLDRILQAGLEVERIYLRNFFHHYHSKRGMWNRQVRHSHS; the protein is encoded by the exons ATGATCGCGGCGTTTTTTCCCTTGAAGAAACTGAGGCGCAACAGCAAATATCTTCTGTTCGCGGCGATTCTGCTGGTCGGAGTAGTGGCCGTCTATCATGAGATGGTTGCTGCAAAAGCATGGAGCAGTGATACCA GTATGAATCCTGACGCTGACGGTAGCAGCTGGAGGAGAGCCATATTTGACGAAAGG GTCAGAAGGGACCATCAACCAAACCCAGTGGAGGATTCAGTTGCTTGGAGGGCCAGCTTCACTCCACAAACCTGGAAAGcagag TATAAGGGACAGGCCAATCTGCACGTCTTTGAGGACTGGTGTGGCAGTTCTACAGCTGACCTCTGCAAGAACCTGCACTACCCGTTGTATCCTCAT TCCAGGACTACAGTGCAGAAGCTGGCCGTCTCTCCTCAGTGGACAAACTACGGGCTCAGGATATTTGGTTATCTACATCCATATGCTGACG GAGAGTTTGTGTTTGCTTTGAGCTCTGATGACAACTCTGAATTGTGGCTCAGCACAGATGACTCTCCCCTTAACTTGCAGTTATTGGCATGGGTTGGAAAG ACTGGCACAGAATGGACAGCCCCGGGCGAGTTTGAGAAGTATGCCAGTCAGACCTCTAAACCCGTTTG GCTGTCTGCTCAGAGGAGGTACTTTTTTGAAGTCATCCACAAGCAAAACGGCAGAGGGACTGACCATGTGGAGGTGGCA TGGCAGCTCCTGGACCAAGGCTTTAGTTTCCGGGTTATTGAATCCAATCACATCTCCCTCTATGTTA ACGAGTCGGCTTTGTTAATGAGTGACGTAGCCCACATACCACAGACGGCTGCAAGCCACCAGCACACCCCCACAAAACGGCAGAATGTCGCAGCAGACATGCTGAGGGAAGACCCGCGAGACACGCTCTACCAAG TGCCTTTGATAAACAGCAAGTTCCTACAAGATGTCCTGCCTGACTGCTCGTACAAACCCAGCTACACAATAAAAGACTTTCCTCTCCTCCGCTACCAAGGACTTCAGTTT GTCCACATGTCCTTCATCCACCCCAATGACTACACCCGACTTACACACATGGAGACGGAGAGCAGCTGCTTCTACCCCGAAAGCCCCTACTACATGAAGAT GTTCGGTTTCTCTAGATACATGAGATTAGACCGTCCTGATATGCAGGGAATAGGAAACACTGGACGAG ATTTTGGTTTCGAGAGGAGGAAATCTGTGCTCGATGAGGAGGATGAGTTTGACAATGAAGCCTATCAAAGAGAAAAGGAAGCCAGGCCGGGCCAAGTGCACAACGCCCTTTTCCCAGACTATGGTGATGATTATGATGATTATGCTCAGAGACGCAGGCGCAAACTCTTCTCCATAGTCGCGCAAGAAACTAATAACACGCTGAAGAACACCTCTGACACAAGACTGCACATAAATGAGTTGCAGCCTCACACAGGTGAGTTGCAGAGGAGGCAAGGGAAAGACAGTGTGCCTCAGCCTCAGCCAAAGCCACAGAAACCAGCTGAGCCTCCGCAGTCAGCACAAGTCTCAAACCATCACCCGCCCCCGCAACAAAACCGGACAGAGGTGAAGCTAGAGGGTCTGGTTAAAGAAGCAGAACAGATAAAACCAAAAGGAAAGTTAAGACCAGCAAAGAGACAAAAGCCCAAATCGTTAGAGGCCGCTGTGAGACCAGTGGACAGAGAGCAGCTTAAAGCAAAAGAACGACCAGCAGTCCTGTCAGAGCAGCTCAATTCTAAACAGCATTATATCCAGAGGTCCCGTGGAATTAACCGTACCCAAATCCAGAGACTCAAACACTCAAAGCGTCAACCTCTAGAGAGGAATGCTGCTTTGCCTGAAGACCCCACAGTTGCCAAGCAGCGGAGTTTTGTAATCAGAGAGCTCCAGCCAGCCACCACCAAGCGTTTTGCCACTCCCAAGAGAGGCATGAGCCACCCAGTAGGGAGGCTAAATCAGAGGGACCCAGGTACCCGAAAACGCCTCAGGGATGATGAGATAGGGATGAAAATGCCTCTACAGGATCTAGGAAATGGTATCCACAGAGAAAAGTTGAGCGCTAAGGGCAAAATGGACATAAAGCAGTCGGATATGAAAGAAGTGGAGGACCAAGCGAGGGAAGAAGGCAAGGTTCATTACAGGCGCAAGGATGCAAGAGACTCTCTGTGGGGACCAGGAGTTGACTTTGAAGGTGCGGATGACGAGGACCTTACCCCTGCGCCGGTGTTTGACCCCGAGGTCAACTGGAGCCAGACCTTCCAGGTCAGCCACTTGGACTTTCAAGCACGTCGATCCGACTGGATCGACCTGCGCTGCAACATCTCGGGCAACCTGCTTCTCCACTCCAGTGACGCTCTGCCCGTGGTCAACGCTTTTATGGACCAGCTCAATGAAAAGCACCACGG GCGGTTTACATTGTCCCGTGTGGTTAACGTGGTGAAGCGCATGGACGGGTTCCAAGGCAGCCGCTACCTTCTGGAGCTGGAGCTGAAAGATGTGGACGGCCAGCTGCTGCGCCTGTCATACTACATCTACACTCTGAATCGCCACAGCAGGCAACGCAGCAAGGACTTGAATTTCCAACGGCCGAAACCTCAGCTGGTGCTGTGTAACCCGGTGGGCTTCCGCTGGAATCCTGTTGCCACTGTCCACTTCATAGTACCGG TGAAAAACCAGGCTCGGTGGGTGCAGCAGCTGATTGTAGACATGGAGCAACTGTTCAGAAAAACTGGAGACGCCAACTTCAATCTCATCATCGCTGACTTCAACAGCACTGACATGGATGTGAGGAAGGCTCTACAGAAATCCTCACtccccag GTACCAGTATGTAAAGCTAAGCGGAAACTTTGAGCGCTCTGCCGGTCTGCAAGCAGGTATCAACCTTATAAAT GATGACCACAgcattgtgtttctttgtgaTCTCCACATCCACTTCCCTCCCTCTATCATCGATTCAATCAGGAAGCACTGCGTGGAGGGATACATGGCCTTTGCTCCAATAGTCCTGAGGTTGGACTGCGGGGCTACGCCATTAGATGCCAGAG GTTACTGGGAGGTCAATGGCTTTGGCCTGCTGGGGATCTACAAGTCCGATCTGGACGCAGTGGGAGGAATGAACACCAGGGAATTCACGGACCGCTGGGGAGGAGAAGACTGGGAGCTCCTCGACAG gATTCTCCAGGCGGGACTGGAAGTGGAGAGGATCTACTTAAGgaacttcttccaccactatcACTCCAAACGTGGCATGTGGAACCGGCAGGTGAGGCACAGCCACAGTTGA
- the b4galnt3b gene encoding beta-1,4-N-acetylgalactosaminyltransferase 3 isoform X2 → MIAAFFPLKKLRRNSKYLLFAAILLVGVVAVYHEMVAAKAWSSDTSMNPDADGSSWRRAIFDERYKGQANLHVFEDWCGSSTADLCKNLHYPLYPHSRTTVQKLAVSPQWTNYGLRIFGYLHPYADGEFVFALSSDDNSELWLSTDDSPLNLQLLAWVGKTGTEWTAPGEFEKYASQTSKPVWLSAQRRYFFEVIHKQNGRGTDHVEVAWQLLDQGFSFRVIESNHISLYVNESALLMSDVAHIPQTAASHQHTPTKRQNVAADMLREDPRDTLYQVPLINSKFLQDVLPDCSYKPSYTIKDFPLLRYQGLQFVHMSFIHPNDYTRLTHMETESSCFYPESPYYMKMFGFSRYMRLDRPDMQGIGNTGRDFGFERRKSVLDEEDEFDNEAYQREKEARPGQVHNALFPDYGDDYDDYAQRRRRKLFSIVAQETNNTLKNTSDTRLHINELQPHTGELQRRQGKDSVPQPQPKPQKPAEPPQSAQVSNHHPPPQQNRTEVKLEGLVKEAEQIKPKGKLRPAKRQKPKSLEAAVRPVDREQLKAKERPAVLSEQLNSKQHYIQRSRGINRTQIQRLKHSKRQPLERNAALPEDPTVAKQRSFVIRELQPATTKRFATPKRGMSHPVGRLNQRDPGTRKRLRDDEIGMKMPLQDLGNGIHREKLSAKGKMDIKQSDMKEVEDQAREEGKVHYRRKDARDSLWGPGVDFEGADDEDLTPAPVFDPEVNWSQTFQVSHLDFQARRSDWIDLRCNISGNLLLHSSDALPVVNAFMDQLNEKHHGRFTLSRVVNVVKRMDGFQGSRYLLELELKDVDGQLLRLSYYIYTLNRHSRQRSKDLNFQRPKPQLVLCNPVGFRWNPVATVHFIVPVKNQARWVQQLIVDMEQLFRKTGDANFNLIIADFNSTDMDVRKALQKSSLPRYQYVKLSGNFERSAGLQAGINLINDDHSIVFLCDLHIHFPPSIIDSIRKHCVEGYMAFAPIVLRLDCGATPLDARGYWEVNGFGLLGIYKSDLDAVGGMNTREFTDRWGGEDWELLDRILQAGLEVERIYLRNFFHHYHSKRGMWNRQVRHSHS, encoded by the exons ATGATCGCGGCGTTTTTTCCCTTGAAGAAACTGAGGCGCAACAGCAAATATCTTCTGTTCGCGGCGATTCTGCTGGTCGGAGTAGTGGCCGTCTATCATGAGATGGTTGCTGCAAAAGCATGGAGCAGTGATACCA GTATGAATCCTGACGCTGACGGTAGCAGCTGGAGGAGAGCCATATTTGACGAAAGG TATAAGGGACAGGCCAATCTGCACGTCTTTGAGGACTGGTGTGGCAGTTCTACAGCTGACCTCTGCAAGAACCTGCACTACCCGTTGTATCCTCAT TCCAGGACTACAGTGCAGAAGCTGGCCGTCTCTCCTCAGTGGACAAACTACGGGCTCAGGATATTTGGTTATCTACATCCATATGCTGACG GAGAGTTTGTGTTTGCTTTGAGCTCTGATGACAACTCTGAATTGTGGCTCAGCACAGATGACTCTCCCCTTAACTTGCAGTTATTGGCATGGGTTGGAAAG ACTGGCACAGAATGGACAGCCCCGGGCGAGTTTGAGAAGTATGCCAGTCAGACCTCTAAACCCGTTTG GCTGTCTGCTCAGAGGAGGTACTTTTTTGAAGTCATCCACAAGCAAAACGGCAGAGGGACTGACCATGTGGAGGTGGCA TGGCAGCTCCTGGACCAAGGCTTTAGTTTCCGGGTTATTGAATCCAATCACATCTCCCTCTATGTTA ACGAGTCGGCTTTGTTAATGAGTGACGTAGCCCACATACCACAGACGGCTGCAAGCCACCAGCACACCCCCACAAAACGGCAGAATGTCGCAGCAGACATGCTGAGGGAAGACCCGCGAGACACGCTCTACCAAG TGCCTTTGATAAACAGCAAGTTCCTACAAGATGTCCTGCCTGACTGCTCGTACAAACCCAGCTACACAATAAAAGACTTTCCTCTCCTCCGCTACCAAGGACTTCAGTTT GTCCACATGTCCTTCATCCACCCCAATGACTACACCCGACTTACACACATGGAGACGGAGAGCAGCTGCTTCTACCCCGAAAGCCCCTACTACATGAAGAT GTTCGGTTTCTCTAGATACATGAGATTAGACCGTCCTGATATGCAGGGAATAGGAAACACTGGACGAG ATTTTGGTTTCGAGAGGAGGAAATCTGTGCTCGATGAGGAGGATGAGTTTGACAATGAAGCCTATCAAAGAGAAAAGGAAGCCAGGCCGGGCCAAGTGCACAACGCCCTTTTCCCAGACTATGGTGATGATTATGATGATTATGCTCAGAGACGCAGGCGCAAACTCTTCTCCATAGTCGCGCAAGAAACTAATAACACGCTGAAGAACACCTCTGACACAAGACTGCACATAAATGAGTTGCAGCCTCACACAGGTGAGTTGCAGAGGAGGCAAGGGAAAGACAGTGTGCCTCAGCCTCAGCCAAAGCCACAGAAACCAGCTGAGCCTCCGCAGTCAGCACAAGTCTCAAACCATCACCCGCCCCCGCAACAAAACCGGACAGAGGTGAAGCTAGAGGGTCTGGTTAAAGAAGCAGAACAGATAAAACCAAAAGGAAAGTTAAGACCAGCAAAGAGACAAAAGCCCAAATCGTTAGAGGCCGCTGTGAGACCAGTGGACAGAGAGCAGCTTAAAGCAAAAGAACGACCAGCAGTCCTGTCAGAGCAGCTCAATTCTAAACAGCATTATATCCAGAGGTCCCGTGGAATTAACCGTACCCAAATCCAGAGACTCAAACACTCAAAGCGTCAACCTCTAGAGAGGAATGCTGCTTTGCCTGAAGACCCCACAGTTGCCAAGCAGCGGAGTTTTGTAATCAGAGAGCTCCAGCCAGCCACCACCAAGCGTTTTGCCACTCCCAAGAGAGGCATGAGCCACCCAGTAGGGAGGCTAAATCAGAGGGACCCAGGTACCCGAAAACGCCTCAGGGATGATGAGATAGGGATGAAAATGCCTCTACAGGATCTAGGAAATGGTATCCACAGAGAAAAGTTGAGCGCTAAGGGCAAAATGGACATAAAGCAGTCGGATATGAAAGAAGTGGAGGACCAAGCGAGGGAAGAAGGCAAGGTTCATTACAGGCGCAAGGATGCAAGAGACTCTCTGTGGGGACCAGGAGTTGACTTTGAAGGTGCGGATGACGAGGACCTTACCCCTGCGCCGGTGTTTGACCCCGAGGTCAACTGGAGCCAGACCTTCCAGGTCAGCCACTTGGACTTTCAAGCACGTCGATCCGACTGGATCGACCTGCGCTGCAACATCTCGGGCAACCTGCTTCTCCACTCCAGTGACGCTCTGCCCGTGGTCAACGCTTTTATGGACCAGCTCAATGAAAAGCACCACGG GCGGTTTACATTGTCCCGTGTGGTTAACGTGGTGAAGCGCATGGACGGGTTCCAAGGCAGCCGCTACCTTCTGGAGCTGGAGCTGAAAGATGTGGACGGCCAGCTGCTGCGCCTGTCATACTACATCTACACTCTGAATCGCCACAGCAGGCAACGCAGCAAGGACTTGAATTTCCAACGGCCGAAACCTCAGCTGGTGCTGTGTAACCCGGTGGGCTTCCGCTGGAATCCTGTTGCCACTGTCCACTTCATAGTACCGG TGAAAAACCAGGCTCGGTGGGTGCAGCAGCTGATTGTAGACATGGAGCAACTGTTCAGAAAAACTGGAGACGCCAACTTCAATCTCATCATCGCTGACTTCAACAGCACTGACATGGATGTGAGGAAGGCTCTACAGAAATCCTCACtccccag GTACCAGTATGTAAAGCTAAGCGGAAACTTTGAGCGCTCTGCCGGTCTGCAAGCAGGTATCAACCTTATAAAT GATGACCACAgcattgtgtttctttgtgaTCTCCACATCCACTTCCCTCCCTCTATCATCGATTCAATCAGGAAGCACTGCGTGGAGGGATACATGGCCTTTGCTCCAATAGTCCTGAGGTTGGACTGCGGGGCTACGCCATTAGATGCCAGAG GTTACTGGGAGGTCAATGGCTTTGGCCTGCTGGGGATCTACAAGTCCGATCTGGACGCAGTGGGAGGAATGAACACCAGGGAATTCACGGACCGCTGGGGAGGAGAAGACTGGGAGCTCCTCGACAG gATTCTCCAGGCGGGACTGGAAGTGGAGAGGATCTACTTAAGgaacttcttccaccactatcACTCCAAACGTGGCATGTGGAACCGGCAGGTGAGGCACAGCCACAGTTGA